The following DNA comes from Helicobacter sp. 11S03491-1.
TCCGCAAGCCTTTCGAGCTTGAGGAACTTTTACTTCGCATTAATGTTCTTCTTAAAAGAAATTTTGCACATAGAAATGGAGACTTTGAGGATTTTGGAAATGGAGTAAAATTTGAATTTTGCACAAAAAATATTTATCATGAAGGAGAATTAATTTTTTTGCCCAAAAAAGAAATTATGCTTTTAAGTATTTTTCTTCAAAAACCCAATCAATTTATTTCTCAACAAGAAATTTTTGATGTTCTGTGGAATTATGATGAAGAACCTAGCGATATGAGTTTGCGTGTTTATATTAAAAATTTACGCACTTTAATTGGTAAGGATAAAATTATCAATCAAAGAGGGAATGGCTATTGTTATGTCAGATAACAAAGAAAAATCCGTCATTATTAAAATTCTCTCACTCTATCTGATTACAACTGCTATTTTTTTGATTGTTTTATTTGGTCTTTACTATGATAGGGGATACAACATCATTATTCACGAAAAAACAAATGATTTACGTGAGGATTATGGAGTGCTTGTTAGGTTGATTGACAAGACAGGGAGTTTTGATGAAAAAGTGCTCAGAGATCTTCAAATA
Coding sequences within:
- a CDS encoding response regulator transcription factor; this translates as MSNKILFLEDDILLSEIIMEFLSEYHFEIWHCESASGALDLAYEQNFDIYLFDVMIFGGDGFEVLTKLRNMGKTTPAIFITSLSSMQDLEQGFGSGCDDYIRKPFELEELLLRINVLLKRNFAHRNGDFEDFGNGVKFEFCTKNIYHEGELIFLPKKEIMLLSIFLQKPNQFISQQEIFDVLWNYDEEPSDMSLRVYIKNLRTLIGKDKIINQRGNGYCYVR